One genomic window of Aliiroseovarius sp. M344 includes the following:
- the msrP gene encoding protein-methionine-sulfoxide reductase catalytic subunit MsrP, with amino-acid sequence MAYKNVLKYSDVTPRADYMNRRQLMAGAAGLAAGLALDPALGASKYSVDIEPNPLEDITAYNNFYEFGTGKTDPANNAHMLTTDPWSVEIDGMVDRPGSYGLEDILKNVTLEERIYRFRCVETWSMVVPWVGFELKQLLDRAGVQGSAKYVAFQTLFRPEEMPGQKTVNLEWPYREGLRLDEAMHPLTIMATGIYDEPMPKQNGAPLRLVVPWKYGYKSIKSIVRVTLTDKEPQTTWNMLQPREYGFYSNVNPEVSHPRWSQAFEKPIGGGLLARRQETLMFNGYADEVAELYDGMDLVMNH; translated from the coding sequence ATGGCCTATAAGAATGTGCTGAAATATTCCGACGTAACGCCGCGCGCCGATTACATGAATCGGCGCCAGTTGATGGCCGGGGCGGCAGGGCTAGCGGCAGGCTTGGCGCTTGACCCGGCGTTGGGGGCATCCAAATACTCGGTGGATATTGAGCCTAACCCGCTTGAGGATATCACCGCCTATAACAACTTTTATGAATTTGGCACCGGCAAGACAGACCCGGCCAACAACGCGCATATGCTGACGACCGATCCCTGGTCTGTCGAGATCGACGGGATGGTGGACCGACCCGGGTCTTATGGGCTTGAGGACATTTTAAAGAATGTCACATTAGAAGAGCGTATCTATCGGTTCCGCTGTGTCGAAACTTGGTCGATGGTTGTTCCTTGGGTCGGGTTTGAGCTCAAGCAGTTGCTGGACCGCGCGGGCGTCCAGGGTTCGGCCAAGTATGTGGCCTTCCAGACATTGTTCCGCCCGGAAGAGATGCCGGGACAGAAAACCGTCAATCTTGAATGGCCTTACCGCGAAGGCCTGCGACTGGATGAAGCCATGCATCCTTTGACGATCATGGCCACCGGTATCTATGACGAGCCGATGCCAAAGCAGAACGGCGCGCCTTTGCGGCTCGTTGTGCCGTGGAAATACGGCTACAAGTCGATCAAGTCGATTGTGCGCGTGACGCTGACTGATAAAGAGCCGCAAACCACGTGGAACATGCTGCAGCCCCGTGAATACGGCTTCTATTCCAATGTGAACCCCGAGGTCAGCCACCCCCGCTGGTCACAAGCTTTTGAGAAACCGATCGGTGGTGGGTTGCTGGCACGACGTCAGGAAACCCTGATGTTCAATGGATATGCTGATGAGGTCGCGGAGCTTTATGACGGCATGGATTTGGTTATGAACCACTGA